The following are encoded in a window of Clostridia bacterium genomic DNA:
- a CDS encoding ABC transporter ATP-binding protein — protein sequence MNVLEFKNVSKTFYTKTSQTQAIKDLSFTIKEGEFVALLGPSGCGKTTILSLICGILPQSEGEILINGEPAHISSKVGYMLQHDHLFEWRNIYKNVILGLEIQKKLQKENTAHAVSLLDKYGLTEFSNHYPNQLSGGMRQRVALIRTLATNPQILLLDEPFSALDFQTRLKVCDDVYSIIKKEGKTTLLVTHDISEAISMADRIIVLTARPATIKQEHLTLMQDVSTPLLRREHKDFSKQFETIWQELNV from the coding sequence ATGAATGTATTAGAATTTAAAAATGTAAGTAAAACTTTTTATACTAAAACAAGTCAAACGCAAGCTATTAAAGATTTAAGTTTTACCATAAAAGAAGGCGAGTTTGTAGCCTTGCTGGGCCCATCGGGCTGTGGAAAGACTACAATTTTATCTTTAATTTGCGGAATTTTGCCACAGAGCGAGGGCGAAATTCTCATAAACGGCGAACCTGCTCACATATCTTCAAAAGTTGGCTACATGCTACAACACGACCATTTGTTTGAGTGGAGAAATATTTATAAAAATGTTATTCTCGGGCTAGAAATACAAAAAAAATTACAAAAAGAAAATACCGCTCACGCAGTAAGCCTGCTAGACAAGTATGGTCTTACCGAATTTTCAAATCACTATCCCAACCAACTTTCAGGCGGTATGCGTCAAAGAGTGGCTTTAATTCGCACCCTTGCCACAAATCCTCAAATTCTTCTCCTTGACGAACCTTTTTCGGCGCTTGACTTTCAAACTCGGCTTAAAGTTTGCGACGATGTATATTCGATTATTAAAAAAGAAGGTAAAACAACCTTGCTTGTCACTCACGATATTAGCGAGGCAATCTCTATGGCTGATAGAATCATCGTACTTACGGCAAGACCCGCTACAATTAAACAAGAGCATCTAACGCTAATGCAAGATGTGTCTACGCCCCTACTTCGTAGAGAACACAAAGATTTTAGCAAACAATTCGAAACAATATGGCAGGAGCTAAACGTATGA
- a CDS encoding ABC transporter permease: protein MKNFSPEHKKYLLKIKTYSFYVLISQIGFLLLALLLWEVLATYGIIDSFITSSPSKIMATIIETFRTGQLGKHILISTYETIVGFMCGTVLGAIIAIIMWWSKFLNDVFEPYVVVLNSLPKIALGPIIIIWVGTGTASIIVMAILVSVVITIITMLNGFYQTNANKILLLKTMNASKLQIFTKLVFPTNIPTLVATLKINVGMAWVGTIMGEYLVSKAGLGYLIVYGGQVFKLDLVMACTIILCLLAGIMYFLVALLEKAIVKWKE from the coding sequence ATGAAAAACTTTTCGCCCGAACACAAAAAATATTTGTTAAAGATTAAGACTTACTCCTTTTATGTGCTTATATCTCAAATAGGTTTTCTTTTACTAGCTTTACTACTTTGGGAAGTTCTTGCGACTTATGGCATAATCGACTCTTTTATAACGAGTAGCCCGAGCAAGATTATGGCGACAATAATTGAAACTTTTAGAACCGGTCAACTTGGCAAACATATACTTATTTCAACCTACGAAACTATCGTTGGCTTTATGTGCGGAACAGTTTTAGGCGCAATTATCGCTATTATTATGTGGTGGAGCAAGTTTTTAAACGATGTTTTTGAACCCTACGTAGTTGTTCTCAACAGTTTACCTAAAATTGCGCTTGGGCCTATAATAATTATTTGGGTTGGAACGGGAACGGCTAGCATTATTGTAATGGCAATACTTGTTTCGGTCGTAATTACAATAATTACTATGCTTAACGGTTTCTACCAAACTAACGCAAACAAAATATTGCTACTTAAAACTATGAACGCAAGCAAACTACAAATTTTTACCAAATTAGTATTTCCAACTAATATCCCAACCTTAGTAGCTACTTTAAAAATTAACGTTGGTATGGCGTGGGTAGGCACAATTATGGGAGAATACCTTGTGTCTAAGGCTGGACTAGGCTATCTAATAGTTTATGGCGGTCAAGTATTTAAACTAGACCTTGTTATGGCTTGTACGATAATCTTATGTTTGCTTGCAGGCATTATGTATTTTCTAGTAGCTTTGCTTGAAAAAGCTATTGTTAAATGGAAAGAATAA
- a CDS encoding aspartate-semialdehyde dehydrogenase has product MKIALIGASGIVGASLIDVFNSKAIRHNIKLFASSTKENKINVLGKEQTVFELTKDSLLQEEFDLAFFCADEKTASVYAPLLTNKHTVCIDNSSYYRLASAVLLIVPEVNGELIYKHNYIIANPNCSTIQIMPTLSALDKEFGLKRVVASTYQAVSGAGKEGLLALKEHQTNPTCLPCQIYDNCIPQIGDFTSNGYTKEEMKVIDESRKILNLKNLPITCTAVRVPVANCHSISLNVQLEHSFTLPQIKKCLSNQSGIVLFEEFAYPTPLETIGKTQTYVGRLRLDYSLDNTINMWIVADNLLKGAAYNAYQIGEYFFGG; this is encoded by the coding sequence ATGAAAATTGCATTGATAGGCGCAAGCGGAATAGTTGGCGCAAGTTTAATTGACGTATTTAATAGTAAAGCGATACGCCATAATATAAAGTTATTCGCTTCTTCGACAAAAGAAAATAAAATCAATGTCTTAGGAAAAGAGCAAACCGTATTTGAGCTAACCAAAGATAGCTTGCTACAAGAAGAATTCGACTTAGCCTTTTTTTGCGCCGACGAAAAAACAGCTAGCGTCTACGCCCCATTGCTTACAAATAAACATACTGTTTGCATTGATAATTCTTCTTATTATAGGCTAGCTAGCGCAGTTTTGCTAATCGTGCCTGAGGTTAACGGCGAGTTAATCTATAAGCATAATTATATAATTGCAAATCCAAACTGTTCAACCATACAAATTATGCCAACCTTATCAGCCCTTGACAAAGAATTTGGCTTAAAAAGAGTGGTTGCAAGCACTTATCAAGCCGTAAGCGGAGCCGGAAAAGAAGGACTCTTAGCCCTTAAAGAACACCAAACAAACCCAACTTGTTTGCCTTGTCAAATTTACGATAACTGTATACCTCAAATAGGCGACTTTACTTCAAACGGCTATACAAAAGAAGAAATGAAGGTTATCGACGAAAGTAGAAAAATATTAAATCTTAAAAACTTACCGATAACTTGCACCGCCGTAAGAGTACCGGTTGCAAACTGCCACAGCATAAGTTTAAATGTTCAATTAGAACATAGCTTTACTTTGCCACAAATTAAAAAGTGTTTGTCAAATCAAAGCGGAATAGTTCTCTTTGAAGAATTTGCTTACCCTACTCCGTTAGAAACTATTGGCAAGACTCAAACCTACGTAGGAAGATTACGTTTAGATTATAGCCTTGACAATACCATAAATATGTGGATAGTAGCAGACAATTTACTCAAAGGCGCTGCTTATAACGCTTATCAAATCGGCGAATATTTCTTTGGAGGTTAA
- the dapA gene encoding 4-hydroxy-tetrahydrodipicolinate synthase — protein sequence MFKGVCTALVSPYDQNGLLTDQLASLIEYQINGNVDCLLVNGSTGEPTILSQAERTRQLEVVTEVVNTRCKIMASCGGTETQEVIKDCLLAQSYKVDYLLVVTPYYNKTNSKGILKHYFSIADKVDTPIILYNVPSRTGYDLDIDTVIELSKHPNIVGLKQANGNIASTSRLIPYLDNFALYCGDDALLLPFYSIGSQGIISVVSNAYVRLLKQLCYRPNLNDFHNLVELASLLFSSPNPTAIKYVLYKLGLLDTYFLRSPLVEIDDNLKIAIDLILPKYDKYL from the coding sequence ATGTTTAAGGGAGTTTGCACAGCCCTAGTAAGTCCCTATGACCAAAACGGACTACTTACCGACCAACTTGCTAGCTTAATAGAATATCAAATTAACGGCAACGTTGATTGTCTACTTGTAAATGGTTCAACCGGCGAACCGACTATTCTTAGTCAAGCCGAAAGAACTCGCCAGCTTGAAGTCGTTACAGAAGTAGTAAATACAAGATGTAAGATTATGGCTAGTTGTGGCGGAACAGAAACGCAAGAAGTGATTAAAGATTGTTTGCTAGCTCAAAGCTACAAAGTTGATTATTTGCTTGTAGTTACGCCTTACTATAATAAAACAAATTCAAAAGGCATTTTAAAGCATTACTTTTCAATCGCCGATAAAGTTGATACCCCTATAATCTTGTATAACGTTCCTTCTCGCACAGGTTATGACCTAGATATAGATACGGTAATAGAACTTAGTAAACACCCAAACATAGTCGGTCTTAAACAAGCAAACGGAAATATAGCTTCGACAAGTAGACTTATCCCTTATTTAGATAATTTTGCTCTCTATTGTGGCGACGACGCCCTTTTATTGCCATTTTATAGTATAGGCTCGCAAGGAATAATCTCGGTAGTATCTAACGCTTATGTTAGGCTACTCAAACAATTATGTTATCGTCCAAATCTAAATGACTTCCACAATTTAGTCGAACTAGCGTCTTTATTGTTTTCTAGCCCTAACCCTACGGCAATAAAATATGTTCTCTATAAGTTAGGTCTGCTAGATACGTATTTTTTAAGGTCGCCATTAGTAGAAATTGACGACAACTTAAAAATTGCCATTGACTTAATATTACCTAAGTACGACAAATATTTATGA
- a CDS encoding ABC transporter substrate-binding protein, whose product MKKILTFIIALVFIVSVPLGLVACDNQDDGLIRLNEVTHSIFYAPQYLAIALGYFNEAGLTVELTNGAGADNTMTALLTNEADIGLMGPESSIYVYLEGRKNHPKVFGQLTKRDGSFLVSRNNEPNFDWTNLAGKQILMGRRGGMPAMILQYILNTKGYYDGKNITMNYEIQFGLLGAAFTGGTGDYVPLFEPVASNMESQGKGHIVTGIGLASGEIPYTCYVATSSYIEKNPEKLEKFLSCIYKATKYLTATDNNKLADLLLPYFAGTEKSLIVSALANYKAYDTWMSSPVMQPASWERLLNILENAGELDRRVDFSTLVDNSIANKVSQ is encoded by the coding sequence GTGAAAAAAATACTAACTTTTATTATCGCACTTGTTTTTATAGTTAGCGTTCCGCTTGGGCTTGTCGCTTGCGACAATCAAGATGACGGTCTAATTAGATTAAACGAGGTTACACACTCAATTTTTTATGCGCCACAATATCTAGCTATTGCGTTAGGATATTTCAATGAAGCCGGACTAACTGTCGAGCTAACTAACGGCGCAGGCGCTGACAACACTATGACGGCGCTACTTACTAACGAAGCCGATATTGGACTAATGGGGCCGGAGTCTTCAATTTACGTTTACTTAGAGGGTAGAAAAAATCATCCAAAGGTATTTGGACAGTTGACTAAGCGTGACGGAAGTTTTTTAGTAAGTCGCAATAATGAGCCAAACTTTGACTGGACAAACCTTGCTGGCAAACAAATTCTTATGGGTAGACGTGGCGGTATGCCGGCAATGATACTTCAATATATTCTTAACACAAAGGGCTACTATGATGGCAAAAATATCACTATGAATTACGAAATTCAATTTGGTTTATTGGGAGCTGCATTTACAGGCGGTACGGGCGACTACGTGCCGTTATTCGAGCCGGTGGCTAGTAATATGGAGTCACAAGGCAAGGGTCACATAGTAACGGGAATAGGACTTGCAAGCGGAGAAATTCCCTATACTTGCTACGTCGCTACGTCTTCGTACATTGAAAAAAATCCCGAAAAATTAGAAAAGTTTTTAAGCTGTATTTATAAAGCTACTAAATATCTTACCGCAACCGATAACAATAAACTCGCCGATTTGTTATTGCCCTATTTTGCGGGAACGGAAAAATCGCTAATTGTGTCGGCGCTTGCTAACTATAAAGCGTACGACACTTGGATGTCTTCGCCTGTTATGCAACCGGCTAGTTGGGAAAGACTGCTAAATATTTTGGAAAATGCCGGCGAGCTTGACAGAAGAGTTGACTTTTCTACCCTTGTCGACAATTCAATCGCAAATAAGGTAAGTCAATAA
- a CDS encoding dihydrodipicolinate reductase C-terminal domain-containing protein produces the protein MKNCIVWGNGRIAKSLKKSLIQEKIKYSTVCINTNTTKLSKADCIIDFSNANATKKLLSYATTTLTPLVIGTTGQNAEQMQMIYLASQTIPICICSNFTYGIICIRKILPEMTKLLNEFDTAISEIHQINKKDAPSGTAKMLANYLINPQITFLRLANHSGEHKIYFSDKYQSIEITHTTYNIDAYAEGAIKIAKNIIDRQPKLYDVCELI, from the coding sequence ATGAAAAACTGTATTGTTTGGGGTAACGGAAGAATTGCTAAGTCTTTAAAAAAATCTCTAATACAAGAAAAAATTAAATATTCGACAGTTTGTATAAACACAAATACTACAAAATTAAGTAAAGCGGACTGCATTATCGACTTTTCTAACGCTAATGCTACTAAAAAATTACTTAGCTACGCCACCACAACTTTAACTCCGCTCGTAATAGGTACGACAGGGCAAAACGCAGAACAGATGCAAATGATTTATTTGGCTAGTCAAACTATTCCAATTTGTATTTGCTCTAATTTTACCTATGGAATAATTTGTATTAGAAAAATATTACCCGAAATGACAAAACTTCTTAATGAATTTGACACAGCAATTAGTGAAATACATCAAATAAATAAAAAGGACGCTCCAAGCGGTACTGCAAAAATGCTTGCAAATTATTTAATTAACCCTCAAATAACTTTTCTCAGGCTTGCAAACCACTCGGGAGAACATAAAATTTATTTTAGCGACAAATATCAAAGCATAGAAATTACGCACACAACATATAATATAGACGCTTACGCCGAAGGAGCGATAAAAATAGCAAAAAATATTATAGACAGGCAACCAAAACTTTATGATGTTTGCGAACTAATTTAA